In Methanosarcina siciliae T4/M, one genomic interval encodes:
- a CDS encoding nitrogenase component 1 has translation MYDELKFENCNHSKDPMVGCALEGAAGILAGMKDISIVIHSPQGCSSTVAVAYDTHEIDFTKRKVACTRLFETDIVMGASDKLKELIREVDSKFKTRAIFVIGTCAADIIGEDLEGLCRNLQPQINAKLVPLMAGGFRGDSYAGIDLGLNALFPFIKKQKEKIPNTVNLIVPQANLNPTWWADLKWVREVLDKVGIKVQAVLPHETSLEELENAGMASANILLSHDAGYKFGLKMQEVHDIPLILSDIPLPVGLKNTAIWLRAVGKYFGVEEQVETIIRDGEYMTIDALRRRGLMMIQRYRNCRVAVSADATLGIGLIRMLFEELEMIPELLLFRSSMPDSQLLLENELKDMGISPRVVFSADGYQVKQSLMDSNVDAVFGSSWEYYMAEELGIKFAFDVFNPTNRVNYLNKAYFGYEGMLNFLENVANDWERALRSKQINWEEYL, from the coding sequence ATGTATGATGAGCTAAAATTCGAGAATTGCAACCATAGCAAGGACCCGATGGTCGGATGCGCTCTTGAAGGTGCTGCCGGCATACTGGCCGGTATGAAGGATATCAGCATTGTCATACATTCTCCTCAAGGTTGTTCTTCAACGGTTGCAGTGGCTTACGATACCCACGAAATTGACTTTACAAAGCGAAAGGTCGCATGTACCCGGCTTTTTGAAACGGATATAGTTATGGGCGCTTCGGATAAGCTGAAGGAATTGATCAGGGAAGTTGATTCGAAATTTAAAACCCGGGCTATTTTCGTAATTGGCACATGTGCAGCTGATATTATCGGTGAGGATCTTGAGGGCTTATGCAGGAATCTCCAGCCGCAGATCAATGCGAAGCTTGTCCCCCTGATGGCAGGGGGGTTTCGAGGGGACAGCTATGCCGGTATTGACCTGGGACTGAACGCATTATTCCCGTTCATTAAAAAACAGAAGGAAAAAATTCCAAACACTGTGAACTTGATAGTCCCTCAGGCAAACCTGAATCCTACCTGGTGGGCGGATTTGAAATGGGTACGTGAGGTCCTTGACAAAGTCGGAATTAAAGTCCAGGCTGTGCTTCCTCATGAGACTTCACTGGAGGAACTGGAGAATGCGGGAATGGCATCGGCAAATATACTTCTCAGTCATGATGCAGGGTATAAATTCGGATTAAAAATGCAGGAAGTTCATGATATACCACTTATATTATCTGACATTCCACTCCCCGTCGGGCTGAAAAATACGGCAATATGGCTTCGTGCGGTGGGAAAGTATTTCGGTGTTGAAGAACAGGTCGAGACGATAATCAGAGATGGAGAATATATGACTATCGATGCGCTGAGACGCAGGGGACTGATGATGATTCAAAGGTACCGAAACTGCAGAGTAGCCGTTTCAGCCGATGCAACCCTGGGAATAGGTTTGATCAGGATGCTGTTCGAAGAGCTGGAAATGATCCCGGAACTGTTGCTTTTCAGGTCTTCTATGCCTGACTCCCAGTTGTTGCTGGAAAATGAACTTAAAGATATGGGGATTTCTCCCAGGGTTGTTTTTTCCGCAGATGGGTACCAGGTAAAACAATCTTTAATGGACAGCAACGTTGATGCCGTATTTGGTTCTTCCTGGGAATATTACATGGCTGAAGAACTGGGAATAAAGTTTGCATTTGACGTTTTTAACCCTACAAACAGAGTAAATTATCTGAATAAGGCCTATTTCGGATACGAAGGTATGCTGAACTTTTTAGAAAATGTTGCGAACGATTGGGAAAGAGCGCTGCGTTCAAAGCAGATTAACTGGGAAGAATATTTGTAA
- a CDS encoding P-II family nitrogen regulator produces the protein MTTRTRYVLEFQGFERGAALKEIIAIIRPKKVEPTKEALVELGIPSVTVVPVFGRGKQRGIAEELNIDIRPGLLDQGLLAGMKYMEFIPKRLLYLIVSDEDVDTAVDTIIKVNQTAQIGDGRVFICPVDNAIRVRTDDQGDSALL, from the coding sequence TTGACGACGCGTACACGATACGTACTGGAGTTTCAGGGCTTTGAAAGAGGTGCCGCTTTGAAAGAAATAATTGCAATAATTCGTCCAAAAAAAGTTGAACCTACAAAGGAAGCTCTTGTGGAACTTGGAATCCCGAGTGTAACTGTAGTCCCGGTATTTGGACGAGGCAAGCAACGAGGTATTGCAGAAGAGCTCAACATTGATATTCGTCCCGGTCTTTTGGATCAGGGCTTGTTGGCTGGAATGAAATATATGGAATTCATTCCCAAACGTCTGCTGTACTTAATCGTTAGTGACGAAGATGTCGATACTGCTGTTGACACAATAATTAAAGTCAATCAAACAGCTCAGATTGGCGACGGGAGAGTTTTCATCTGTCCGGTGGATAATGCCATTCGAGTGAGGACAGACGACCAGGGAGATAGTGCCCTTCTATAA
- the anfD gene encoding nitrogenase iron-iron protein, alpha chain, producing the protein MPYHTFECSECIPERAMHAVIKGPGEDLTSCLPLGYLNTIPGTISERGCAYCGAKHVIGAPMKDVIHVSHGPVGCTYDTWHTKRYISDNDNFQLKYTFATDMKEKHVVFGAEKMLKQNIIDCFKAFPHIKRMTIYQTCASALIGDDIAAVAKKVMAEMPDVDIFVCNAPGFGGPSQSGGHHKINIAWIDQKVGTYEPEIKSKYVINYVGDYNIQGDAEIMVDYFQRMGIQVLSTFTGNGSYDDLRGMHLAHLNVLECARSAEYICNELRKRYGTPRLDIDGYGFEPLSASLMKVAMFFGLEKEAQAIIDEETARWKPELDWYAKRLRGKKICLWPGGSKLWHWAHVIEEEMGVKVVSVYSKFGHQGDFEKGVARCSEGALAIDDPNELEGLEAMEMLQPDCVLTGVRPGEVSKKMRIQYLNIHGYHNGPYKGYEGWVRLARDLYNAIYSPIHQLSGMDISKDEIPTDKGFLTRQMISDVNIVDDGTTPSEERPYTGDWDIVTRLRGKTYPKLESQQLGTA; encoded by the coding sequence ATGCCATATCATACTTTTGAATGTAGCGAATGTATTCCCGAAAGGGCGATGCATGCTGTTATAAAAGGTCCGGGTGAAGATTTGACGTCCTGTCTTCCCCTTGGATATCTCAACACAATTCCTGGGACGATTTCAGAAAGAGGATGCGCTTACTGTGGTGCAAAACATGTTATAGGCGCACCCATGAAGGATGTCATTCATGTAAGCCATGGTCCGGTTGGATGCACCTACGATACCTGGCATACTAAGCGTTACATCAGCGATAACGACAATTTTCAGCTTAAATATACCTTTGCAACTGATATGAAGGAAAAACACGTCGTATTCGGCGCTGAAAAAATGCTTAAACAGAATATTATTGATTGTTTCAAGGCTTTTCCCCACATCAAAAGAATGACTATCTACCAAACTTGCGCTTCGGCACTTATTGGAGATGATATCGCTGCAGTTGCTAAAAAAGTGATGGCCGAAATGCCAGATGTAGACATTTTTGTCTGCAATGCTCCAGGTTTCGGGGGACCCAGCCAATCTGGAGGGCATCACAAAATCAATATTGCCTGGATAGATCAAAAAGTTGGAACATATGAACCTGAAATAAAAAGTAAATATGTTATCAATTATGTTGGTGACTATAATATCCAGGGGGATGCGGAAATCATGGTGGATTATTTCCAGAGAATGGGCATTCAGGTTCTTTCCACCTTTACCGGGAACGGATCCTACGACGATCTGAGGGGTATGCATCTGGCCCACCTCAATGTGCTTGAATGTGCGCGTTCTGCTGAGTACATCTGTAACGAGCTCAGAAAAAGATATGGGACTCCACGCCTTGATATCGATGGATATGGTTTTGAACCGCTATCGGCATCACTTATGAAAGTAGCCATGTTTTTTGGGCTTGAAAAGGAAGCACAGGCGATTATTGATGAAGAAACCGCCAGATGGAAACCAGAGCTTGACTGGTATGCAAAACGCTTGAGAGGAAAAAAGATCTGTCTCTGGCCTGGTGGTTCTAAACTCTGGCATTGGGCACATGTAATTGAAGAGGAAATGGGAGTTAAGGTTGTCTCAGTGTATTCAAAATTCGGCCATCAGGGAGACTTTGAAAAAGGTGTTGCTCGGTGCAGTGAAGGGGCACTTGCAATTGACGATCCTAATGAACTTGAAGGGCTGGAAGCTATGGAGATGTTACAACCCGATTGTGTCCTTACAGGTGTCCGTCCGGGAGAGGTCTCCAAAAAGATGAGAATCCAATATCTCAATATTCACGGATATCACAATGGCCCATATAAAGGGTATGAAGGATGGGTCAGGCTTGCCAGGGATCTTTACAATGCAATATATTCGCCAATTCACCAGCTTTCTGGCATGGACATAAGTAAGGATGAGATTCCCACTGATAAAGGATTCTTGACCAGACAAATGATTTCCGATGTAAATATTGTTGATGACGGAACAACTCCGTCTGAGGAGAGGCCGTATACTGGCGACTGGGATATTGTTACAAGATTACGTGGAAAAACGTATCCAAAGCTTGAATCACAACAGCTTGGTACGGCATAA
- a CDS encoding P-II family nitrogen regulator → MKMIKAIIRPEAADDVIDGLEGAGFFSLTKIDVFGRGKQKGITVGIIHYDELPKTVIMLVVEDKSVEEVAKLIKYKAYTGNYGDGKIFITPVDDAYTIRTGVSGL, encoded by the coding sequence GTGAAAATGATCAAAGCTATAATACGTCCTGAAGCCGCTGATGATGTTATCGACGGACTTGAAGGGGCTGGTTTTTTCTCACTGACAAAAATAGATGTATTTGGTCGTGGGAAACAAAAAGGAATTACAGTAGGAATAATACATTATGATGAACTTCCTAAAACAGTGATAATGCTAGTCGTTGAAGATAAGTCTGTTGAAGAAGTTGCTAAACTTATTAAATACAAAGCGTACACAGGTAATTATGGGGATGGTAAAATTTTTATAACTCCTGTTGACGACGCGTACACGATACGTACTGGAGTTTCAGGGCTTTGA
- the vnfG gene encoding V-containing nitrogenase subunit delta: MNEKIEEITALIQERCLWQFFSRSWDREENIEGIMTMTGKILNGEKINLVTPADKAFYSDAKNLAADIQNKMPWISELDKSGILELVEGVKKRLLHITVKKSRNCELNLPNY, encoded by the coding sequence ATGAATGAAAAAATAGAGGAAATTACGGCTCTTATCCAGGAACGGTGTTTGTGGCAGTTCTTTTCAAGAAGCTGGGACCGGGAGGAAAACATTGAAGGTATTATGACAATGACCGGCAAAATCCTCAACGGCGAAAAAATAAATCTTGTAACTCCTGCAGATAAAGCATTTTATTCCGATGCAAAAAATCTGGCTGCAGATATACAAAATAAGATGCCCTGGATCTCCGAACTCGACAAATCAGGAATACTGGAGTTAGTTGAAGGCGTCAAAAAAAGACTGCTCCATATTACTGTAAAAAAGTCCCGGAACTGCGAACTGAACTTGCCAAATTATTAA
- the vnfK gene encoding V-containing nitrogenase subunit beta, with product MSCELMLKERTGIINPMYTCQPAGAQYAGIGVKDCIPLVHGGQGCSMFVRLLFAQHFKENFDIASSSLHESAAVFGGAIRVEEAVETLIARYPHLRIIPIITTCSTETIGDDIEGIIRKVNQKVKENHPDRDVKLIAIHTPSYSGSMVTGYDNAISAMVKALAKKGEPSEKLNIFTGWVNPGDVSEIKHILSEMQVDGNILLDTETFDSPIMPDKSAFAYGNTTIEDIADSANALGSIALSRYEGANAAAFLKEKFDVPSIVTPTPIGINNTDIFLKNISELTGKPIPESLVIERGKAIDAIVDLAHMFFANKKVAIFGNPDLVFGLAQFCLECELEPVLLMLGDDNTSYKKDPRLKELEEKANCDIQVIWNSDLWELESRIKNKTIDIDLILGHSKGRYIAIDNDIPMVRVGFPTFDRAGLWKYPVIGYKGAEWLAENIANTIFASMENKHDREWIINVW from the coding sequence GTGTCATGTGAATTGATGTTGAAGGAAAGAACAGGAATAATTAACCCTATGTACACCTGTCAGCCGGCAGGTGCCCAGTATGCGGGAATTGGCGTAAAAGATTGCATCCCGCTTGTACACGGCGGTCAGGGCTGCAGCATGTTTGTCCGACTGCTGTTCGCTCAACACTTTAAAGAAAATTTTGATATTGCTTCCTCTTCTCTGCATGAAAGTGCTGCCGTTTTCGGGGGTGCAATAAGGGTAGAAGAAGCCGTTGAAACGCTTATTGCCAGGTATCCTCACCTGAGGATTATACCTATCATAACGACGTGTTCGACTGAAACGATCGGGGACGATATTGAAGGTATAATCCGGAAAGTAAATCAGAAAGTCAAGGAAAATCATCCTGACAGAGATGTAAAGCTCATTGCCATTCACACCCCAAGCTACAGCGGCAGCATGGTGACGGGATATGATAATGCAATCAGCGCTATGGTAAAAGCTCTTGCAAAAAAAGGTGAACCTTCCGAAAAGCTGAACATATTCACCGGCTGGGTCAATCCGGGGGATGTTTCCGAAATTAAACACATTCTATCTGAGATGCAGGTTGATGGAAACATACTCCTGGATACCGAGACCTTTGATTCTCCTATTATGCCGGATAAATCGGCATTCGCATATGGAAACACGACCATTGAGGACATAGCCGATTCTGCGAACGCTCTCGGATCGATTGCATTAAGCCGATATGAAGGAGCAAATGCTGCAGCATTTTTAAAAGAGAAGTTCGATGTGCCTTCAATTGTTACGCCAACGCCCATAGGCATAAACAATACCGATATCTTCCTTAAAAATATTAGCGAACTTACCGGTAAACCCATACCCGAATCACTGGTTATCGAACGCGGCAAAGCGATAGATGCAATTGTAGACCTGGCACACATGTTTTTTGCGAATAAAAAAGTAGCCATTTTCGGCAATCCTGACCTTGTGTTCGGTCTTGCACAGTTCTGCCTGGAATGCGAGCTTGAGCCGGTACTCTTAATGTTAGGCGACGATAACACCTCGTATAAAAAAGACCCGAGGCTCAAGGAACTTGAGGAAAAGGCAAATTGTGATATTCAGGTCATCTGGAACTCTGATTTATGGGAACTGGAAAGCCGTATCAAAAACAAAACAATAGACATTGATTTGATTCTGGGGCACTCAAAAGGCAGGTACATCGCAATAGATAATGATATCCCAATGGTCAGGGTAGGCTTCCCGACATTTGACAGGGCAGGGCTTTGGAAATATCCGGTAATCGGATACAAAGGAGCTGAGTGGCTGGCTGAGAACATTGCAAATACAATTTTTGCGTCCATGGAAAACAAGCATGACAGAGAATGGATTATCAATGTCTGGTAA
- the vnfD gene encoding nitrogenase vanadium-iron protein, alpha chain, producing MPLKLFCCDECIPERKNHVYIKEEGEDTTDFLPLSNIDTIAGSLSERGCSYCGAKLVIGGVIKDCIQMIHGPVGCAYDTWHTKRYPSDNDNFQLKYIWSSDTKEKHIVFGAEKQLKKAIMEAFQEFPEIKRMFVYTTCTTALIGDNPKAVCREVQEELEDVDIFVVECPGFAGVSQSKGHHELNIGWMRDKIGTLEPEITSEYTINVIGDYNIQGDTYVLQKYLDKMGIQVIAHFTGNVTYDQLRCMHRAKLNVVNCARSAGYIANELKRVYDIPRMDVDTWGFEYVKVALRKIGAFFGLEDKAEEVIAEEVAKYEGKLDWYKERLKGKQICIWTGGPRLWHWTKALEDDLGMEVVAMSSKFGHQEDFEKVIARGRIGTIYIDDGNELEFFEVLDNIHADLIFTGPRVGDLVKKLHIPYINGHAYHNGPYMGFEGAVNMARDMYNAIYSPMWKLAGKDPRETDSPMWSLTEKDSGVVQES from the coding sequence ATGCCGTTAAAACTATTCTGTTGCGATGAATGCATACCTGAGCGAAAAAACCATGTTTACATCAAGGAAGAAGGGGAAGACACAACTGATTTTCTCCCACTGTCAAATATTGATACAATAGCAGGATCGTTGTCGGAAAGAGGTTGCAGCTATTGCGGAGCTAAACTCGTTATTGGCGGAGTAATTAAAGACTGTATTCAAATGATACACGGGCCTGTAGGGTGTGCGTATGATACCTGGCACACGAAGCGGTATCCCAGTGACAATGACAACTTTCAATTAAAATACATCTGGTCTTCGGATACGAAAGAAAAGCATATTGTGTTCGGCGCTGAAAAGCAGCTGAAAAAAGCAATAATGGAAGCTTTCCAGGAATTTCCGGAAATTAAGAGAATGTTTGTCTATACAACCTGCACAACCGCACTCATAGGAGATAATCCTAAAGCTGTATGCCGTGAAGTTCAGGAAGAGCTTGAAGATGTCGATATATTCGTTGTCGAATGTCCGGGCTTTGCCGGGGTCAGCCAGTCGAAAGGACACCATGAGCTAAATATTGGCTGGATGAGGGATAAAATAGGCACGCTTGAACCTGAAATCACAAGCGAATACACGATTAATGTCATTGGCGACTACAATATTCAGGGAGATACTTACGTCCTGCAAAAATATCTTGACAAAATGGGTATCCAGGTTATCGCACACTTCACCGGGAATGTAACCTATGACCAGCTGCGCTGCATGCATAGAGCAAAGCTGAATGTTGTCAACTGTGCTCGTTCTGCCGGATATATAGCTAACGAACTTAAGAGAGTATATGACATCCCTAGAATGGATGTTGATACCTGGGGTTTTGAATACGTCAAAGTAGCCTTGAGAAAGATCGGGGCTTTCTTTGGACTGGAAGATAAGGCTGAAGAGGTAATTGCAGAAGAAGTTGCAAAATACGAAGGAAAGCTTGACTGGTATAAGGAACGGCTCAAAGGAAAGCAGATATGTATCTGGACCGGTGGTCCAAGACTCTGGCACTGGACAAAGGCTCTTGAAGATGATCTGGGTATGGAAGTTGTTGCCATGTCCTCCAAATTTGGGCATCAGGAGGACTTTGAAAAAGTTATTGCCAGAGGCAGGATAGGGACCATCTATATCGATGATGGGAACGAGCTTGAATTCTTCGAGGTGCTAGATAATATCCATGCCGATCTGATTTTTACCGGGCCGAGGGTTGGAGACCTCGTCAAAAAACTGCATATTCCATACATTAACGGACATGCGTATCACAATGGTCCTTACATGGGTTTTGAAGGAGCAGTAAACATGGCGAGAGACATGTATAACGCGATATATTCCCCGATGTGGAAGTTAGCCGGAAAAGATCCCAGAGAGACAGATTCCCCTATGTGGAGCTTAACTGAAAAAGATTCTGGTGTGGTGCAGGAGTCATGA
- a CDS encoding P-II family nitrogen regulator, whose translation MKMIRAILRPEWTEEVTDGLSEAGYYSLTKINVFGRGKQKGITVGDMHYDELSKTMIMMAVEDEAVEEVIKIISGKAYTGSMGDGKIFVSPIDDAYTISSGAKGL comes from the coding sequence ATGAAGATGATTCGTGCTATATTAAGACCTGAGTGGACGGAAGAAGTAACCGATGGACTTTCAGAAGCTGGATATTATTCTCTTACAAAAATAAACGTTTTCGGTAGAGGAAAACAAAAAGGGATTACTGTTGGTGATATGCACTACGACGAACTTTCAAAAACCATGATCATGATGGCTGTGGAAGATGAAGCGGTTGAAGAAGTAATAAAAATCATTTCTGGTAAAGCATATACAGGCAGTATGGGAGATGGAAAAATCTTCGTGAGCCCGATCGATGACGCATACACGATTAGCTCGGGTGCAAAAGGATTATGA
- the nifH gene encoding nitrogenase iron protein: MTRKIAFYGKGGIGKSTTQQNTAAAMAYYHGKNVFIHGCDPKADCTRLALGGVPQTTIMDTLRELGEEAVTVDNVVNTGFKGIRCVESGGPEPGVGCAGRGVITAINLMEELGAYSDDLDFVHFDVLGDVVCGGFAMPIREGKAQEVYIVASGEMMATYAANNICKGLLKYAEQSGVRLGGIICNSRKVDNELEMMEEFVSALGTQLIHFVPRDNIVQKAEFNKKTVVEFDPECNQAKEYGKLAKKILENDMFVIPKPLSMDQLEKMVARYGLMD, translated from the coding sequence ATGACCAGAAAGATTGCTTTTTACGGGAAAGGTGGTATTGGAAAATCCACCACTCAACAAAATACTGCTGCAGCTATGGCATATTATCATGGAAAAAATGTTTTCATCCACGGGTGTGATCCCAAAGCAGACTGTACTCGTCTGGCACTCGGGGGTGTGCCTCAGACCACAATAATGGATACGCTCAGAGAGCTGGGTGAGGAGGCCGTAACAGTTGATAATGTAGTTAACACCGGTTTCAAAGGAATCAGATGTGTTGAATCCGGGGGTCCGGAACCGGGTGTTGGGTGTGCTGGCAGGGGTGTAATCACCGCTATTAACCTTATGGAGGAGCTGGGAGCCTATTCCGATGACCTGGATTTTGTTCACTTTGACGTGCTTGGCGACGTTGTCTGCGGCGGATTTGCAATGCCAATTAGGGAGGGTAAAGCTCAGGAGGTATACATAGTCGCTTCGGGAGAAATGATGGCGACTTATGCAGCAAATAACATCTGTAAGGGTCTGCTGAAGTATGCAGAACAGAGTGGGGTGAGATTGGGCGGAATCATTTGTAACAGCCGTAAGGTCGATAATGAGCTGGAAATGATGGAGGAGTTTGTTTCCGCGCTAGGAACACAGCTGATACACTTTGTGCCACGAGATAACATTGTTCAAAAGGCGGAGTTTAATAAAAAGACAGTTGTGGAGTTCGACCCGGAATGCAACCAGGCAAAAGAATACGGAAAACTCGCCAAGAAAATTCTTGAGAATGATATGTTCGTGATCCCCAAACCGTTAAGTATGGATCAACTGGAAAAAATGGTGGCAAGATACGGTCTTATGGATTAA
- the anfG gene encoding Fe-only nitrogenase subunit delta: MDDVMEDRIEQLVDFIMKWCLWQFHSRSWDRERQNEGILTKTMQLLCDEPVDLSTPSDRCYWVDAVYLANGFKKRYPWLGTMEKKDIKLLMQGLKDRIDYLTINGSLNQELTNPLY, from the coding sequence ATGGACGACGTTATGGAAGATAGAATAGAGCAGCTTGTAGATTTTATTATGAAATGGTGCCTTTGGCAGTTTCATTCACGTTCCTGGGACAGAGAGAGACAAAATGAAGGGATCCTTACGAAAACCATGCAATTACTGTGTGACGAACCTGTTGATCTCAGCACGCCTTCAGATAGATGCTATTGGGTAGATGCTGTGTATCTGGCTAATGGTTTCAAAAAGAGGTACCCCTGGCTGGGCACGATGGAAAAAAAAGACATCAAGCTGCTTATGCAGGGGCTAAAAGACCGTATCGACTACTTAACTATTAACGGGTCACTTAATCAAGAACTCACTAACCCGCTCTATTGA
- a CDS encoding P-II family nitrogen regulator, translating into MKEVTAVVRPNKMSTTKDALDKIGFPAMTAIPVLGKGKQRGISGELNFYIQPKLLAKRYSTGMKYIPKRLLSIVVNDEDVDLVVKTIIEVNQTAQIGDGRIFVEPIDDVIRIRTGEKGELSLK; encoded by the coding sequence ATGAAAGAAGTTACTGCAGTTGTCAGACCCAATAAAATGTCTACCACAAAAGATGCACTGGATAAAATCGGCTTTCCTGCTATGACAGCAATTCCGGTATTAGGGAAAGGCAAGCAAAGAGGCATCTCCGGGGAACTTAACTTTTACATACAACCTAAGCTGCTTGCAAAAAGGTACAGTACAGGTATGAAATACATACCCAAAAGGCTTCTGAGCATAGTCGTAAATGACGAAGATGTGGATCTGGTGGTAAAAACCATTATCGAAGTCAATCAAACTGCCCAGATAGGGGATGGAAGGATTTTCGTTGAGCCGATTGATGATGTCATCAGGATCAGGACTGGCGAAAAAGGAGAACTATCTTTGAAATAA
- a CDS encoding nitrogenase component 1, which produces MAGIANESIVFFGNLSELYQLAKEGKIDTKLQGSHTRPCKFWTAMKILSGIKNAVVIAHGPSGCAFGVKQTYKLTNCRNSGSPYESVITTNINEKAVVYGGERELKGSILEVDSKYKPDIIFVATSCATGIIGDYVDAIVNRVRPKINAKIMAVHCEGFAGEYRSGFDLVFRQIVQLMDKPDSESRAALASSVNIVGGKMGPERTEIDTDVKELRRLIEGMGANVNAIIAGNCSLEEIRRAPGVAVNCTLCLDLGYAIGREMLDQFDTPLNSTILPYGISATERWLSEAAKYLHMEAEAETLIKREYEAIRVEFEEAKKHLAGKLAIVEGHDAIKALSIAHMLERDFDMRVVIYNFHPWSTEARETSIDYLLETGLDPEILITKGTLAFGKYEAMLQTENELLEYLGDMSPERTVYFGSSMSFPNIPVVDLNAILNRPRFGYMGALKVAKCICTALEYSFRPRSWVMKKMVFPENSGLCSAQSLTPKLAQELPDCTIYAGKGRGKCMMS; this is translated from the coding sequence ATGGCTGGAATTGCTAACGAAAGTATAGTGTTTTTTGGAAATTTAAGCGAGCTTTATCAACTGGCGAAAGAAGGGAAAATCGATACGAAATTACAGGGCAGCCATACCCGACCCTGTAAATTCTGGACCGCAATGAAAATACTGAGTGGGATTAAAAATGCTGTCGTGATTGCTCACGGCCCCAGCGGCTGCGCATTCGGAGTAAAACAGACCTATAAGTTAACAAATTGCAGAAACAGCGGTTCGCCGTATGAATCCGTCATTACCACAAATATTAACGAAAAAGCCGTTGTGTACGGAGGTGAACGGGAACTTAAGGGCTCCATACTGGAGGTCGATAGCAAGTATAAACCGGACATCATTTTTGTAGCGACAAGCTGCGCTACCGGAATAATCGGAGACTACGTGGATGCGATAGTGAATAGAGTCCGGCCCAAAATTAACGCCAAAATCATGGCCGTTCACTGTGAAGGCTTTGCCGGAGAGTACAGGAGCGGGTTCGACCTCGTTTTCAGGCAGATCGTTCAGCTTATGGATAAACCTGATTCGGAGAGCAGAGCAGCTCTTGCCAGTTCGGTCAATATCGTCGGGGGGAAAATGGGTCCCGAGAGGACGGAAATTGATACCGATGTTAAAGAATTACGGCGCTTAATTGAAGGCATGGGTGCAAACGTAAATGCAATTATTGCAGGCAACTGCTCGCTGGAGGAGATACGGCGGGCTCCCGGCGTGGCCGTAAACTGTACTTTATGCCTGGATCTCGGGTATGCGATAGGGAGAGAAATGCTTGATCAATTTGACACCCCTCTGAATTCGACGATTCTTCCTTATGGTATCAGTGCAACGGAAAGATGGCTGAGTGAAGCGGCTAAGTATTTACACATGGAAGCCGAGGCTGAAACCCTGATCAAAAGAGAATATGAAGCAATACGTGTCGAGTTTGAAGAGGCAAAAAAACATCTTGCCGGCAAGCTGGCAATTGTTGAAGGGCATGACGCGATAAAGGCTCTGTCAATTGCCCATATGCTCGAACGTGATTTCGATATGCGTGTGGTCATATACAATTTCCACCCCTGGAGCACGGAAGCAAGGGAAACAAGTATTGATTACCTTCTTGAGACCGGACTTGACCCTGAAATACTGATAACAAAGGGTACGCTTGCTTTTGGAAAATATGAGGCAATGCTTCAAACTGAAAATGAACTGCTTGAATATCTGGGAGACATGAGTCCGGAAAGAACCGTATACTTCGGGTCATCAATGAGTTTCCCGAATATTCCGGTAGTCGACTTAAACGCCATATTGAACCGTCCGAGATTCGGTTACATGGGGGCTTTAAAGGTGGCAAAATGTATCTGCACCGCTCTTGAATATTCCTTCAGACCGCGCAGCTGGGTAATGAAGAAAATGGTGTTCCCTGAAAATTCCGGTCTGTGTTCGGCTCAGTCGCTTACCCCCAAGCTGGCTCAGGAATTGCCGGATTGCACAATCTATGCAGGGAAGGGGAGGGGCAAATGTATGATGAGCTAA